In Candidatus Bathyarchaeota archaeon, a single genomic region encodes these proteins:
- a CDS encoding 50S ribosomal protein L37ae, which translates to MGRTKKIGLGASFSARYGTLARKRYVEIVSHMRLKHKCPKCHRRAVKRESIGIWVCRKCGFKFAGGAYTPITKLGESAERSTIKEAPIEGLLIKPEKETKTLKKRKAKEQKTEES; encoded by the coding sequence ATGGGAAGAACAAAAAAGATAGGTTTAGGCGCAAGCTTCAGCGCGAGATACGGCACTTTAGCTAGAAAAAGATATGTTGAAATAGTATCTCATATGCGTCTTAAACATAAATGCCCTAAATGCCATAGAAGAGCTGTTAAAAGAGAAAGCATTGGAATATGGGTTTGCAGAAAATGCGGGTTTAAATTTGCTGGAGGCGCTTATACACCAATCACTAAACTTGGCGAGTCAGCTGAAAGATCAACAATTAAAGAAGCACCTATAGAAGGGTTATTAATTAAACCTGAAAAAGAGACAAAAACACTTAAAAAAAGAAAAGCAAAAGAGCAAAAAACTGAAGAATCTTAA
- a CDS encoding S1 RNA-binding domain-containing protein, which produces MLSLFIEKRSIVVPGEVLAEGKYSSGVNTYVKDGKIYASKLGLFDFVQDKIVVVPFKGPYIPSINDQVIGKIMEVGIFGWVVDIASPYEAFLPASEVQDKKSRTKFDLTKILDLGDLILAKIVAFDRTRDPLLTIKDQGLGRVTSGRIVEISPTKIPRLIGKKGSMINMLKKETECEIYVGQNGVVLVSGRNKFNEALAIEAINKIAREAHTQGLTDRIKELIKKRRERINGGKAS; this is translated from the coding sequence ATTTTGAGTTTATTTATTGAAAAAAGAAGCATAGTTGTGCCTGGAGAAGTCTTAGCTGAAGGAAAATATTCTTCTGGAGTAAACACTTATGTTAAAGATGGTAAAATTTACGCTTCAAAGCTTGGTTTATTTGATTTCGTTCAAGATAAAATAGTTGTGGTTCCATTTAAAGGACCTTATATTCCAAGCATAAACGATCAAGTTATAGGGAAAATTATGGAAGTAGGAATTTTCGGTTGGGTTGTTGATATAGCTTCCCCTTATGAAGCTTTTCTTCCAGCTTCTGAAGTTCAAGATAAAAAATCGCGCACTAAATTTGACTTAACAAAAATACTTGATTTAGGAGATCTTATATTAGCTAAAATTGTAGCATTCGATAGAACTAGAGATCCTCTTTTAACTATTAAAGATCAAGGTTTAGGGAGAGTAACTTCTGGAAGAATTGTTGAAATTTCTCCAACAAAAATTCCTAGGTTAATAGGGAAAAAAGGAAGTATGATAAACATGCTGAAGAAAGAAACTGAATGCGAAATTTATGTTGGTCAAAATGGGGTTGTGCTTGTTTCAGGAAGAAACAAGTTTAATGAAGCGTTAGCTATTGAAGCTATAAATAAAATAGCGAGAGAAGCTCATACGCAAGGATTAACCGATAGAATTAAAGAATTGATTAAAAAAAGGAGGGAGCGAATTAATGGCGGTAAAGCCAGCTAA
- a CDS encoding ribosome assembly factor SBDS, translating to MSEKYTTARITVNGEKFEILVKPDSALEFKLGKQIPLSQILVIDEIYSDAGKGRRASIEKLKQCFGTVEASKIAEKILKEGELQLTTDQRRRLIEDKRKQIIAFISRNCIDPRTGAPHPPLRIEQAMLQIKPSIDPFKSAEEQAKDIIEKLKQLLPIKIERMKIAVKISSKYAPKAYGSIKNFGSILKEEWQSDGSWLGLLEMPAGLYGPFIEKIGKLTQGTVQTKIIK from the coding sequence ATGAGCGAAAAATACACTACGGCAAGAATAACTGTAAATGGAGAAAAATTTGAGATTCTTGTTAAACCTGATTCAGCTTTAGAATTTAAGCTTGGAAAACAAATCCCTTTATCTCAAATTTTAGTTATTGATGAAATTTATTCAGATGCTGGAAAAGGGAGGAGAGCCTCAATAGAAAAGTTAAAACAATGCTTTGGAACAGTTGAGGCGTCTAAGATAGCTGAAAAAATTCTTAAAGAGGGGGAGCTTCAACTCACAACAGACCAGAGAAGAAGATTAATTGAAGATAAAAGAAAGCAAATAATAGCCTTCATCTCTAGAAACTGTATTGACCCAAGAACTGGGGCGCCTCACCCACCGCTTAGAATTGAACAAGCTATGCTGCAAATTAAACCTTCTATAGATCCATTTAAATCAGCTGAAGAACAAGCGAAAGATATTATAGAAAAACTAAAGCAGCTATTACCTATTAAAATAGAGCGAATGAAAATTGCTGTAAAAATCTCTTCAAAATATGCTCCTAAAGCTTATGGCTCAATAAAAAATTTTGGATCTATTTTAAAGGAGGAATGGCAATCCGACGGTTCATGGTTAGGGCTGCTTGAAATGCCAGCAGGTTTATATGGACCTTTTATAGAGAAAATTGGAAAGTTAACGCAGGGAACCGTTCAAACAAAAATAATTAAATAA
- a CDS encoding DUF3796 domain-containing protein — MSIEGKEVKGKPWLNGFLGFLGFLGFQAFILHNPWQLFFFCFFAFFSHFKHFREELKYLGFLGLFGLIIAILGVAGVIKV; from the coding sequence ATGAGCATAGAAGGGAAAGAGGTTAAAGGTAAACCGTGGCTAAATGGGTTTTTAGGCTTCTTGGGTTTTTTGGGTTTTCAAGCATTTATTTTACATAATCCATGGCAGCTATTCTTCTTCTGTTTCTTCGCATTCTTCTCTCATTTCAAGCATTTCAGGGAGGAGCTTAAATATTTAGGTTTTCTAGGTTTATTTGGATTAATCATAGCAATACTAGGAGTTGCTGGGGTAATAAAAGTGTAG
- a CDS encoding SdpI family protein, whose protein sequence is MGKSEAVILGIIIFSFIVSVYFYPNMPEKIVSHWNIQGQPDGYMMKFWGLFLTPIILIGLALLFIAIPRIDPLKANIEKFKRYYNGFIILFFLFLLSIHLQIILWNIGFEVNPNITLPIGFGFLFFYTGILCENTKRNWFIGIRTPWTLSSDKVWDKTHKIGGKLFKITGVIAFIGMLFKSYALFFILVPVILIVIYTIVYSYFEYQKIKELNV, encoded by the coding sequence TTGGGAAAGAGTGAAGCGGTTATTTTAGGGATAATAATATTTTCATTTATTGTAAGCGTATATTTTTATCCTAATATGCCGGAGAAAATAGTTTCGCATTGGAATATACAAGGACAACCAGACGGGTATATGATGAAGTTTTGGGGATTATTCTTGACGCCGATTATTCTTATTGGGCTTGCACTGCTTTTTATCGCTATTCCAAGAATAGATCCATTAAAAGCAAATATTGAAAAATTTAAAAGATATTATAATGGTTTTATCATATTGTTTTTTCTTTTCCTGCTTTCTATTCATTTACAAATAATTTTATGGAATATTGGATTTGAGGTAAACCCGAATATAACGCTTCCTATTGGTTTTGGATTTCTATTTTTTTATACTGGTATTCTTTGTGAAAATACGAAAAGGAATTGGTTTATTGGTATAAGAACACCTTGGACTTTAAGCAGCGATAAAGTATGGGATAAAACCCATAAAATTGGTGGTAAATTATTTAAAATTACTGGTGTTATCGCTTTTATTGGTATGCTCTTTAAAAGTTATGCTTTATTCTTCATTCTTGTACCCGTAATTTTAATTGTTATCTATACTATAGTTTATTCTTATTTTGAATATCAAAAGATTAAGGAGTTAAACGTATGA
- a CDS encoding exosome complex protein Rrp42 gives MSSTPNLSSITKLEKKNLIELLANGKRIDGRELTDYRSFVIEKNVIEKANGSAQIKLGKTKVMVGVKVEVGEPFLDTPDEGVLMVSAELVPLASPTFEPGPPDENSIELARVVDRGLRESKALDLKKLCIKEGEKVFVVFVDIYVLDYDGNLIDASALAALTALLTAKIKAYEVKNGELTYKDELTSLPVQNYPIPVTFVKINDTLIVDPSIEEERIMDARLTLTIDKDGKLCAIQKGGLKELTLNEIEKAVNIAIEKSSENRNKILEALKWEEQKR, from the coding sequence ATGTCTTCAACCCCAAATTTATCTTCTATAACTAAACTTGAGAAAAAAAATTTAATAGAGCTTTTAGCTAATGGGAAAAGAATTGATGGAAGAGAATTAACAGATTACAGAAGCTTTGTGATAGAGAAAAACGTTATAGAAAAAGCTAATGGCTCAGCTCAAATTAAGCTTGGTAAAACAAAAGTTATGGTTGGCGTTAAAGTTGAAGTTGGAGAACCTTTCTTAGATACACCTGATGAAGGAGTTTTAATGGTGAGCGCTGAGCTTGTTCCTTTAGCTTCTCCAACATTTGAGCCTGGTCCACCTGATGAAAACTCTATAGAATTAGCTAGAGTTGTTGATAGAGGCCTTAGAGAATCTAAAGCTTTAGATTTAAAAAAGCTTTGCATTAAAGAAGGGGAAAAAGTTTTCGTAGTTTTCGTTGACATTTATGTTTTAGATTATGATGGAAATTTAATTGACGCTTCAGCTTTAGCTGCTTTAACAGCTTTATTAACAGCGAAAATTAAAGCTTATGAAGTTAAAAACGGTGAATTAACTTATAAAGATGAACTTACTTCTTTACCTGTTCAAAACTATCCAATACCTGTAACATTTGTTAAAATTAATGACACTCTTATAGTTGATCCATCAATAGAAGAAGAAAGAATAATGGATGCTAGATTAACGTTAACTATAGATAAAGATGGAAAATTATGCGCTATTCAAAAAGGTGGATTAAAAGAGTTAACTTTAAATGAGATTGAAAAAGCTGTTAATATAGCTATTGAGAAATCTTCAGAAAACAGAAATAAAATTTTGGAGGCTTTAAAATGGGAAGAACAAAAAAGATAG
- the psmA gene encoding archaeal proteasome endopeptidase complex subunit alpha yields the protein MFAAPGGYDRAITVFSPDGRLFQVEYASETVKRGATVLGIVTQEGVVLAAEERLTSKLQDPNFGWKIFQIDEHIGAAVAGLSCDAHILVDQARVYAQSNRLLYDEPISVEALTKRIGEIKQLYTQHAGVRPFGLSILFAGVDSKGCKLFWTDPSGAFLAYKAWSIGAGAEATNEILEAEYKDELTLNEGILLALKCMSKVLEGSPDGRKIKVAVIPTDTKKFRMLTLEEVEKYLKKLEEGKRAAGK from the coding sequence ATATTTGCTGCTCCAGGTGGATATGATCGCGCTATAACCGTTTTTTCTCCAGATGGGCGATTATTTCAAGTGGAGTATGCTTCAGAAACAGTTAAAAGAGGAGCTACTGTTTTAGGTATAGTAACTCAAGAAGGTGTTGTTTTAGCTGCTGAAGAAAGGTTAACATCTAAGCTTCAAGACCCAAATTTTGGATGGAAAATTTTTCAAATAGATGAGCATATAGGAGCTGCTGTAGCAGGGTTAAGTTGCGATGCTCATATTTTAGTTGATCAAGCTAGAGTTTACGCTCAAAGCAATAGGCTTCTTTATGATGAACCTATAAGCGTAGAAGCTTTAACTAAAAGAATTGGCGAAATAAAACAATTGTATACTCAACATGCAGGTGTAAGGCCTTTTGGTTTATCAATCTTATTTGCTGGCGTAGACTCTAAAGGATGCAAATTATTTTGGACAGATCCAAGCGGAGCTTTTCTAGCTTATAAAGCTTGGTCTATAGGTGCAGGCGCTGAAGCTACAAATGAAATTTTAGAAGCTGAATATAAAGATGAGTTAACGCTTAATGAAGGAATTCTTTTAGCTTTAAAATGCATGAGTAAAGTTTTGGAAGGTAGCCCAGATGGAAGAAAAATTAAAGTTGCTGTAATTCCAACTGATACAAAAAAGTTTAGAATGCTAACTTTAGAGGAAGTTGAAAAATATTTAAAAAAGCTTGAAGAAGGAAAAAGGGCTGCTGGTAAATGA
- a CDS encoding exosome complex exonuclease Rrp41, producing MAVKPAKLMEENGLRVDGRKPNELRALKLEVGVLDKADGSAYVEQGKNKILIAVYGPREPHPRHIGLPDRATLRCRYHMAPFSTEERRSPAPSRRDIELSKVIREALEPAIISEIYPRTTIDVFIEVLQSDGGTRCAGITGASLALADAGIPMKDLVAACAAGKIDNTIVVDLCDLEDKYGEADLPIAFMPAFNALTLIQMDGLLTLNEFYEALNMAKEACKIIYEKQKQALKNKYYQIKELIEIEGEK from the coding sequence ATGGCGGTAAAGCCAGCTAAATTAATGGAGGAAAATGGGTTAAGAGTTGATGGAAGAAAACCGAATGAGCTTAGAGCTTTAAAGCTTGAAGTAGGCGTTTTAGATAAAGCAGATGGTTCAGCTTATGTTGAGCAAGGTAAAAACAAAATTTTAATTGCGGTTTACGGTCCTAGAGAACCGCATCCAAGGCATATAGGGTTACCTGATAGAGCAACTTTAAGGTGTAGATATCATATGGCCCCTTTTTCAACTGAAGAACGAAGATCTCCAGCTCCATCTAGAAGAGATATAGAATTATCTAAAGTGATTAGAGAAGCTTTAGAGCCTGCGATAATCTCTGAAATATACCCTAGAACAACAATAGATGTTTTTATTGAGGTTCTTCAATCTGATGGTGGAACTAGATGCGCTGGAATAACAGGAGCCAGCTTAGCTTTAGCAGACGCAGGGATACCTATGAAAGATTTAGTTGCAGCTTGCGCAGCTGGAAAAATTGATAATACAATTGTTGTAGATTTATGTGATTTAGAAGATAAATATGGTGAAGCTGATTTACCTATAGCGTTTATGCCAGCTTTTAATGCTTTAACTTTAATTCAAATGGATGGTTTATTAACTTTAAATGAATTTTATGAAGCTTTAAATATGGCTAAAGAAGCTTGCAAAATAATTTATGAAAAACAAAAGCAAGCTTTGAAAAATAAATATTATCAAATAAAAGAGTTAATTGAAATAGAAGGAGAAAAATAG